GCTCTTTGACCAGCGCCTTGTTGCGGACAACGCGCAGAACTTGGCGCCGCGAAGCCAAATCTCCTTTTTTGGCAAACGTAATCAGCCTTTCGACCACGCTGCGCGCTTCTTTGGCCTTTTCCGTCGTCGTCGTGATGCTCTTGTGTTCCAAAAGCGAAGTCGCAATATTGGCCAGCATGGCCTTGCGGTGACTGTATGTTCTGCCTAATTTTCGTCCCGATTTTAGATGTCTCATGGATGCTTTCCTTTAGCTCGTCGCTCGGTCGTCTATTCTTCTTTCTTCTTTAAATATTTATCGACGTCCATTCCAAAATGAAGGCCTTTTTCGGCCAAGATTCGGTTCAGCTCCGTCAAAGATT
This window of the candidate division KSB1 bacterium genome carries:
- the rplQ gene encoding 50S ribosomal protein L17, encoding MRHLKSGRKLGRTYSHRKAMLANIATSLLEHKSITTTTEKAKEARSVVERLITFAKKGDLASRRQVLRVVRNKALVKELFETIAPMYADRQGGYTRVIKIGNRRGDNASMAVFELVGFENLKMEKIEKKRQKREEKAKKKAKEAGEEPKEKENEE